A single region of the Anoplolepis gracilipes chromosome 1, ASM4749672v1, whole genome shotgun sequence genome encodes:
- the Syx13 gene encoding syntaxin-12 has product MAQRSQNYGSTDQRVDVPEIGFSPTELYSLSENITTNIYTINTSWKTLERAYKNIGTSKDNQGLRDKVHVTQLSTNQVVTQTSKDIARLTVLMRRGDKQQKLQIEKLTTDFKDALQRYSDMQKSIAEKMKRHILAITNIENSMDGEDAEETHRLLQVQEQEHRATQRALEFQQGLLLEREDRIKRIEGDILDVNQIMRELAALVHQQGDTIDTIDNHIENIHGNVELGAQELVKGSNYQSKFRRKVYILLLLAIIVAIVLTVILVIKLS; this is encoded by the exons ATGGCTCAGCGCTCGCAAAACTATGGGTCTACGGATCAACGGGTGGATGTACCTGAAATAGGATTTAGTCCTACCGAACTTTATAGTCTCAGTGAAAATATTACCACTAACATATATACGATTAACACAAGTTGGAAAACTTTGGAAAGAGCTTATAAAAACATCGGAACCAGTAAGGATAATCAAGGCTTAAGAGACAAAGT aCATGTAACACAATTAAGTACCAATCAAGTGGTTACACAAACAAGCAAGGATATAGCGAGACTAACGGTACTGATGAGACGCGGAGATAAACAACAAAAGttacaaattgaaaaactCACAACAGACTTTAAAGATGCATTACAGAGATATTCTGATATGCAAAAG TCAATTGCAGAGAAGATGAAGAGACATATTTTAGCTATAActaatatagaaaattcaaTGGATGGGGAGGATGCTGAGGAGACACACCGGCTACTTCAAGTACAAGAACAGGAACATAGAGCAACACAAAG GGCACTCGAGTTTCAACAAGGACTACTGTTAGAGAGAGAAGATAGGATTAAACGAATTGAGGGAGATATTCTGGATGTGAATCAAATTATGCGCGAACTTGCAGCATTGGTGCATCAACAAGGTGATACTATTG ATACGATTGACAACCATATAGAGAATATACACGGCAATGTGGAGTTAGGAGCACAGGAGCTTGTGAAGGGAAGTAATTACCAAAGTAAATTTCGTCGGAAAGTTTACATCTTGTTGTTACTTGCGATTATAGTTGCCATTGTATTAACTGTTATTCTAGTCATTAAATTAAGTTAG